From Bactrocera oleae isolate idBacOlea1 chromosome 4, idBacOlea1, whole genome shotgun sequence:
aataagcAGCATAGAAGAAAGCACTAAAAAGTGCTAAGAGTGCGCCGCGCGAAAATCTGGCGTCATGTATGTCGGAAATGGTGACGGTAAcctatataaagatattttgctaaagaaaaaactttatttattgatatgactATATACTTACAATTCCACCCATATTCATTGCGACTGCAATAATTTTGGTTACTGTAAACTTGTCACCCACTGCAGAGGGGAAGAACGCCGCTAGCACAAGTGTAAATAAAGTGGATGAAGAGCTCAATAAAGTGACCATGGCGGTTTCGCCCAACTCTAGAGAGAGTTGGAAAAAATAGTTTGCGACAAACCACTGAAATTGATGTAAGAGGGAATAAGTTAAgtttaaatgttaaaataaaaattttaaatacaatttaccagCACACAGAATAGTAATGCTGTTTTGGCGGTCTTGTGATGTGATTTTTGTCTGTGTATGCGTATGCTTGCTGCATAGGAGAGACGCGCCATTAACGCCTCCGTTGCCTCGTGTGCGGACATCTCACGCACCTCAGCCAATTTGCTGAAACGCACACTGCGTATGCTGGAATCATCGCTCTCGGTGCCGGAGATAGCACCACTCGAACGAATCGGGATAAATGTGGGGTCACTCTGAAAAagagcaaacattttttttttattattgcaagtAAACAATTGTGCATTATATGCGTGCATACCAGTGATGGATTGGTTGCGTAATAGTTCTCGTCATCAGCTACTTGATCCATAAcctataaatacatttttttattagtgaaATTCGGAttggcatattttttaaatatttttcgttgtAGTACTTGGGTATCTAAATTTAAAACTGTGAAATAATTACGAGGAATGCTGTCCCGCTGGCAGTAattgatattatataaagacatatttttttttataaattaaattctgattggaaattttataaacaatacaATATTGAAATTGTCAATTTTAGGTATGCTGTCTCGGTGGCAAGTCTTGATCTGTTATAAATTGGTGATATTTCAAGCTAAGTAGTCCTAACTCTTTTGAAATCAAATTGTGGTTCTCGTTTTATGTCTTGAGTCCTCTTTAGTATTTAATAAAGGacaatatgtataaaaactCACCGAGTAGCTACCATTTTGACGTTCACAAGATTCACGCCAGGGTGTTACCAGTCCGATTACAACCAAATAGATTGCAAACATTGAAGTTTTAAAGTATGTGCAAAAGAATGGTTTATCGAATTTTTCATTTTCGTAGAGAAACTGAAAGCAGATAACGAGACGTTGTAAAGCAAAACAGTTGTATTTTCAATTATgcattttagtttatatttacCTTTGTAAGTTCACTAGAGGATACCCAAATCACATCGACCAGCAACAATATTACGATGCCAAGTATGAGCTTTTGTGTTTTGCTTAACATTTTTCTGTTTACACGGCAGACGTCGGTGACGGTACGGCGTCGTTTAGCCGGCGCGTAACGAGTGACGACACGCTCGTTCAACTTTTGACCCAAATTTGTCTGCACTCTCAGTCTCCTGTGTGCGCCGTCTACGCTTTAGATGATGGTAACAGATGGTAGAATATCCGTACACTTTTGTTTACTTTGGActgtatttttatagttttagcgcgtactttatttatttatttttttacttttttattattctatgtTTCGAGTAATTGGATTTCTTTCAAATTCCTGcctaatttaagtttttcttcttcttttttttttgtggttaacCAGTTACATTTAAATGCCAGTGTTTTAGCTTCATTTTTGAATTTGGCTCGTGGCGTTTCTTTTTCATTGCATGCAGCTTTTACTTCAACACTTAGTCGTTTGCTTTAATTCATTTACATAATTAAAGCTGTTCTGTTGGCGCCAAATGCTGCGCCGCAACACATTGCAAATTAAGTTTATTAGCGGGCAATTACAAAAGCGAAGTGGACTAAAGAATAGAACGAGGAGAAGGACATTcgtgtaaattgaattttttaaattgaaaaactaaGCGTAAAATTTATAGCTGTTGTTCTTGGGATCGTATcgtttacatgcatacaaacttacgtttgaattttattacaatatattaattgtataCCTGTAATATTCACTGTAATATACTTTATGTACctactataaaatatttgaccTGTGCATTCAATTGCCAAGGgcagtaaatatttaatatgagtTTGATATACAAATGACGTGTTCAGCagcaaaaaattttctatttacacatttgtatgtatgtacatatgtatgtttgtttgtgtgtatcaAGTATCCATTGAGACCTAAATTAGCATGTTCGAGTgcatttttatattgattttcgctcacttttttacACTCCTACAAATAAACTGGTTCGCTCGTATAAAATGTGAGACACAAAAATACAATGATGCCGGAGTGAGAAGATAGCATAATCATCTTCTGTGCTTGTTTGTTGTAGCTTGGGTGCATATTTGGAACAATATCATATTTTTCGCACGCGACAATAGCTGCTTAAGttataatttatcaaaaaattcaaatatatcatcatttttatttttactttgactttcaagtatttttttaataagctaCTTGGCATTAGGTTATCTCTTTTgattaataataacaattaagTACTTAATATAAGTGGCACTAttactatatttcaaataaaaattatatcaattaTTATGTGCTTGAATCTGGTATATGCtgacaattgtttttgttgttacaatGGCACGGTATAactactaaaaaaaaacttgaaaagttTCAAGCATACTCGATAGAGTTGATATATTTAAGCTATTTCTTTCTAATtattctatagcatatagctgtcatataaactgaacgatcacaatcaagttcttgtatggaaaacttttttatttgataagatatcttcatgaaattcagcgtagattattgcctaaggcagcGCTATAAtatctgaacaaattgttcagttcagatcactatagcatctagtcccatacaaactgaccgagtAAAATCTTGtataaaaacttgtttatttgtgaaaagtatCATAGCTTCGGTTCAAcagaagttaacggttttttttcTTCCTTTTAGATAATACGTTATTTCGCATTTTAGTTGCCGATAGGTATATGTATCATTCTGCATCATTTTACTGCTACGCACGTACTGCCAATAATTGCACATAAACAAAAGTAAAGTGATTCAAATAAACAAAGTATAGCCAATAAAAATCACATTGTCGCATAAGTATTGTTTATTTGCAAACTTCCTTTTGTGTTTGTAAGATAAAatcgttattgttgtttattctTTCAATTTATCGCAAATCTTTTCAGAGTAAGttttaaaaatcgtaaacaGACTGTcttaatatttgttaaaatttataatgctATTATGGTCATATTaaattttgggttttaataGTAGTTACATGGGACATCTCTTAGTAATATAAAGTTCGATTGTGTTCAGcatagaatttaaaaataataattaatctgCTGATAGAATGCTTCAGTTTCAAATATCATTTTCTGTCCTTTCTGTTACACTTACAGACTTCagcattattaataatttaatcttACAAATTCTGTTGGTGAGTCGTATTAAAATTGAGTGTAATTAAATTTCTGATTTATAGTGATTGGCTCGTAGACTCCTAACGCCATCGCTACTATCACCGTAGCAGTTATTTTTTTCTGACACTTTTATGGCATATTTTAGAGTGCACAGACCCGCTACCTTGACAATTTAAGCAATAGACTTATGCGAATTTGttcttattttctattttagtaAAATCTACTGCTTTGAATATCAActtattttcatgttaaaaatatgtagatatgtatctGATAACATTAACAACATACATACTACTCTAATAATAtagaatcaaaattttattcacaacTATTTGCGAAAAAAAAGTGTTACCACAGTTCTTAGAAACAGCGGTCCAACTTCGTACCACGAAAACTATCCCTATTACCACCTCCGGGTTTGAAAGTTCTTATCGTGTTCCGGCAATTCATTTCAGCAATCTTCGGATATCGAAACCAAACTTTTTCATCGCTttctatcatattttttttagatttatccGACCAAATAATCTAACGCtagttttttgcattttctttaccgtcaaaataaatgattgttccgctgttctttttttttgtcaacATTAGGACTTTCCGGGACAACTATCCGAAGATATTTTTTCTACAAGGCGACGCGCAACAGTTCTCGAAGAAACTACACCCAATTCTCTTTGGATATCATCAGATCGCGTTTTGATAAAATCTCTATGTAAATGTCATCTTGAGACGTCGATTTCGTGACCGCCCCCTTAATTCACGTTCTTTTGGAAGTTTTATAATTTCCCTTTGGGTATAACAGttcttttgcaaattttatatgaGCTTATGCTCTGCTACTGTGAAATGCTTTCCACTGCTCATTTCTTCTACAAATAATACCTAATTATAACAAAATGTCAAGTTTTAAcaaatatactacatattatatactttaaatataattttttatttttaaatgacgCCAatgattgatatttttattgcttgattATATGTTTTTGTCACGACAACACAAGCACACTTTTGTCTAATTTAAACACAAAGATAACAGTAAAATGCAACAGAGCTACCATCATAGttttaaaagataaatattgTTGGAATCGATTA
This genomic window contains:
- the LOC106622157 gene encoding solute carrier family 35 member F5 isoform X1, producing the protein MLSKTQKLILGIVILLLVDVIWVSSSELTKFLYENEKFDKPFFCTYFKTSMFAIYLVVIGLVTPWRESCERQNGSYSVMDQVADDENYYATNPSLSDPTFIPIRSSGAISGTESDDSSIRSVRFSKLAEVREMSAHEATEALMARLSYAASIRIHRQKSHHKTAKTALLFCVLWFVANYFFQLSLELGETAMVTLLSSSSTLFTLVLAAFFPSAVGDKFTVTKIIAVAMNMGGIVTVTISDIHDARFSRGALLALFSAFFYAAYLVFVKRKSDTEEKVDIPLFFGFVGLWNLLLMWPIFFILHFLKIEQFELPNQNQVAILFLNGLVGTVISEALWLWGCFLTSSLIGTIAMSLQIPLSIVFDVVLKRKPYSPMFYMGSIPIFLALILVALLMRNDDSDPLMRLFKVIYRKLCRCRKPNIVRINDEEQQESLIGSND
- the LOC106622157 gene encoding solute carrier family 35 member F5 isoform X2, which codes for MLSKTQKLILGIVILLLVDVIWVSSSELTKVMDQVADDENYYATNPSLSDPTFIPIRSSGAISGTESDDSSIRSVRFSKLAEVREMSAHEATEALMARLSYAASIRIHRQKSHHKTAKTALLFCVLWFVANYFFQLSLELGETAMVTLLSSSSTLFTLVLAAFFPSAVGDKFTVTKIIAVAMNMGGIVTVTISDIHDARFSRGALLALFSAFFYAAYLVFVKRKSDTEEKVDIPLFFGFVGLWNLLLMWPIFFILHFLKIEQFELPNQNQVAILFLNGLVGTVISEALWLWGCFLTSSLIGTIAMSLQIPLSIVFDVVLKRKPYSPMFYMGSIPIFLALILVALLMRNDDSDPLMRLFKVIYRKLCRCRKPNIVRINDEEQQESLIGSND